Genomic window (Subtercola endophyticus):
TCCGGCACTTTCTCTTTCTACGTGAGGTTGGGTCTGACCCGTGCTTCTGGCTTCCGGCATACTCGCGCCTGCGTTCTCGGCGCTGACTTCGGCCGTCACCTTCGCCGGCACCGGGCTGGCCGGCATCAATCCGATCAACCCTGAGCCGCTGGTGCAGAGCGCGGGGCCGTGGGCGCTGCTCATCGTCTGCGCCATCATCTTCGCCGAGACCGGCCTGCTGATCGGGTTCATTCTGCCGGGCGATACGCTGCTGTTCTTCACCGGGTTGCTCACCTTCACGGGCGCGATTCCGCAGCCGCTCTGGCTGGTGCTGATCTCGATCTCGTTCGCCGCGGTGCTCGGCGACCAACTCGGATATTTCATTGGTTACCGATCGGGGCCCCGAATATTCGAGCGAAAAGACTCGGGGTTCTTCTCGACGAAGAACGTGGCGCGCACGCAGGGCTTCTTCACGAAATACGGCGGAGCCGCCGTCATTCTGGCCCGCTTCATTGCCGTGGTGCGAACGTTCGCGCCCGTAGCCGCGGGTGTCGGCAAGATGCGCTACCGAAAGTTCTTGTTCTTCAACGCCATCGGTGCCGTTGCGTGGACCTTCCTGCTCGTGCTGCTCGGCTACTTCTTGGGCCACATTCCGGGCGTCTCCGACCTCGTGACGCAGTACCTCGGCTACGTCATCCTCGGCATCCTGCTGTTCACCGTGATCGCGGCGCTCGTTTCGTTCCTCCGTTCGAAGCGCGAGGCCAAGCGCGAGGCTGCCTCCGCTTCCGAGTCCGCCGGTACGGCCGAGTCCGACACAGCCACGAAACAGTCGTAACCTAAGCTCGACGGTATGGTTTCTGCACCCTTCACCGTCACCCAAGAACGCAAGATCGTCACCGAACTGCCCGGCCCCAAGTCACGCGAGCTGCACGAACTGCGGCGCAAGGTGGTGTCTCGCGGCGCGGGCACTCTGGCCGACATCTACATGGATCACGGGTCAGGCGCGATTCTGGTCGACGTCGACGGCAACCAGATCATCGACCTGGGCTGCGGCATCGGGGTCACGACGATCGGCCACGCGCATCCGGCGGTCGCCGCGGCAGCCGCGGCGCAGGCCAGCAAGCTCACCCACACCCTCTTCACTGTCACGCCGTACGAAAACTACCTGCGCGTCGCCGAGAAGCTCGCCGAGCACACCCCGGGCGACTTCGAGAAGCACTCCATTCTGGTGAACTCGGGCGCAGAAGCGGTAGAGAACGCGGTGAAGATCGCTCGCAAGTACACCGGCCGCCGCGCCATCGCGGCCCTCGACCACGCCTTTCACGGCCGCACCAACCTCACCATGGCCATGACCTACCGCCCGTGGCCGGAGCGCGCGGGCATGGGGCCGTTCCCCGGCGAGATCTACAGCGTGCCGACGAGCTACCCGTTCCGCGACCCCGAGGGCATGACCGGCGTCGAGGCGGCCGAGCGCACCATCGATTACATCAACACGCACATCGGCGCCACCGAACTGGCGGCGCTGTTCGTCGAGCCCATTCAGGGCGACGGCGGCATCGTCATTCCCGCCGAGGGCTTCTTTGAGACGCTCAGCGCGTTCTGCACCGAGAACGGCATCGTCTTTGTGGCCGACGAGATTCAGGCCGGCATCGCTCGCTCGGGCGCGTGGTATTCCATCGAGCACTCGGGCGTGGTTCCCGACCTGATCACGAGCGCGAAGGGCATCGCCGGCGGTTTTCCGCTGGCGGCCGTGACCGGCCGGGCAGAGATCATGGATGCCGTACAACCCGGTGGCATCGGTGGCACCTTCGGCGGCAACCCGGTTTCTACCGCGGCCGCGCTCGCGGTGTTCAAGCTGATCGAAGAAGAGAACCTCATCGCCGAAGCCCAGCGCGTCGAGAAGGCGTTCTTCGCTCGAATCGGCGACTGGACCTCGAAATACGCGGTCGTCGGTGAGGTGCGCGGCAAAGGCTGCATGATCGGGGTCGAGCTCGTGCATCCGGGAACCCGCACGCCATACCCCGAAGCACTCACCGCGGTGATCAAGCACGCCACCTCGAACGGTGTCATCGTGCTCGACGCCGGGAGCTGGGACAGCGTGCTGCGTTTCTTGCCGAGCGTGGTCATCAGCGACGAACTGATCGACGACGCCGCCACCGTGATCGAAGAGGCGTTGCAGGCGCTCGAGCCGTGAGAGGCGAATAGCGACGTAATTCCTCCGAAAGCGTCGTCTGCGCCGTGCAAATGCTAGGTTGTGCAAAAGTGAAAGTTGGCGAGCACCAACCTCATCGGGGCTGACTCGCTCAGCAGCGCCCGAGGGAGGCAAGCAGTACATGGCGAGACGGCAAGGGAGCACAGCGAAAGCAGCGGCAGCGGTATCAGCGTCGGCATCGATGCCAGCTGCCGCGAAAGTGCAGCTGCGCACCGCTGCCGCGC
Coding sequences:
- a CDS encoding DedA family protein; this encodes MLLASGILAPAFSALTSAVTFAGTGLAGINPINPEPLVQSAGPWALLIVCAIIFAETGLLIGFILPGDTLLFFTGLLTFTGAIPQPLWLVLISISFAAVLGDQLGYFIGYRSGPRIFERKDSGFFSTKNVARTQGFFTKYGGAAVILARFIAVVRTFAPVAAGVGKMRYRKFLFFNAIGAVAWTFLLVLLGYFLGHIPGVSDLVTQYLGYVILGILLFTVIAALVSFLRSKREAKREAASASESAGTAESDTATKQS
- a CDS encoding aminotransferase class III-fold pyridoxal phosphate-dependent enzyme, whose translation is MVSAPFTVTQERKIVTELPGPKSRELHELRRKVVSRGAGTLADIYMDHGSGAILVDVDGNQIIDLGCGIGVTTIGHAHPAVAAAAAAQASKLTHTLFTVTPYENYLRVAEKLAEHTPGDFEKHSILVNSGAEAVENAVKIARKYTGRRAIAALDHAFHGRTNLTMAMTYRPWPERAGMGPFPGEIYSVPTSYPFRDPEGMTGVEAAERTIDYINTHIGATELAALFVEPIQGDGGIVIPAEGFFETLSAFCTENGIVFVADEIQAGIARSGAWYSIEHSGVVPDLITSAKGIAGGFPLAAVTGRAEIMDAVQPGGIGGTFGGNPVSTAAALAVFKLIEEENLIAEAQRVEKAFFARIGDWTSKYAVVGEVRGKGCMIGVELVHPGTRTPYPEALTAVIKHATSNGVIVLDAGSWDSVLRFLPSVVISDELIDDAATVIEEALQALEP